The following coding sequences are from one Paenibacillus tundrae window:
- a CDS encoding Leu/Phe/Val dehydrogenase, whose product MQLWQEMEQEGMEELLFCHDPGSGLKAVVAIHSTALGPALGGCRCWTYASEEDAIRDAIQLARGMTYKSAVSGLPYGGGKAVVWNIPTEWKVSNSPTQSQAQAIPSFPVKNVMDSDQLIIPNTNTGRAHIFRALGRFLERLNGRYITGLDLGTTSTDMDQIRLETAYVTDMTGSLGAQDDFTAEMTAYGVYTGIVTSLRYQGTDTLQGIPIAVQGLGKVGYALCRHLHAAGARLIVADVVPERVQRALVQFSGATSADPAHIHAADCKVFAPCALGGVLTPASVEELRCSIVAGAANNQLSQRQLVIGRMQARGILYAPDYVLNAGGIISTAYELEGAQPDTIRQKVAGIADTLSAVYRAAATNGISTVDAADQMAEARLSGKTPRS is encoded by the coding sequence ATGCAGCTATGGCAGGAGATGGAGCAGGAAGGGATGGAAGAACTCCTATTTTGTCACGACCCAGGTAGCGGGCTAAAAGCAGTGGTCGCTATTCATAGCACGGCACTCGGGCCAGCACTGGGAGGATGTCGCTGCTGGACATATGCCTCAGAAGAGGATGCAATCCGCGACGCCATCCAGCTTGCCAGAGGTATGACCTATAAATCAGCCGTTTCTGGTCTGCCATATGGCGGCGGGAAAGCCGTTGTCTGGAATATCCCTACGGAGTGGAAGGTGAGCAATTCCCCTACACAGTCTCAAGCCCAAGCTATTCCTTCTTTCCCTGTCAAAAACGTCATGGATTCCGATCAACTCATCATTCCCAACACCAACACTGGGCGAGCCCATATCTTTCGAGCCCTTGGACGTTTTCTTGAACGACTGAACGGTCGCTATATTACCGGTCTTGATCTAGGCACCACATCCACTGACATGGATCAGATCCGATTGGAGACTGCCTATGTGACCGATATGACCGGATCACTGGGCGCCCAGGATGACTTCACCGCCGAGATGACCGCTTACGGTGTGTACACCGGCATCGTGACCTCGCTGCGCTATCAAGGCACCGACACATTGCAGGGCATTCCCATTGCTGTCCAGGGACTGGGCAAGGTTGGGTATGCCCTGTGCCGTCACCTGCATGCAGCCGGGGCACGGCTCATCGTGGCAGACGTTGTACCGGAGCGTGTACAACGTGCCCTTGTGCAGTTCAGCGGCGCTACCTCGGCCGATCCGGCCCATATTCACGCCGCTGACTGCAAGGTGTTCGCCCCCTGTGCCCTAGGGGGCGTGTTAACCCCGGCATCGGTGGAGGAGCTGCGCTGCTCCATCGTTGCCGGGGCGGCCAATAACCAGCTTAGCCAGCGGCAACTGGTTATTGGCCGGATGCAGGCGCGCGGCATTCTGTACGCGCCTGACTACGTGCTGAATGCCGGAGGCATCATCAGCACCGCTTACGAGCTGGAAGGCGCGCAGCCGGATACGATCCGCCAGAAGGTGGCGGGTATTGCGGATACGCTCTCCGCGGTCTACCGCGCCGCAGCAACAAATGGTATATCCACTGTTGATGCAGCAGATCAAATGGCTGAAGCCAGACTGAGCGGCAAAACTCCCCGTTCATAA